From one Maniola jurtina chromosome 5, ilManJurt1.1, whole genome shotgun sequence genomic stretch:
- the LOC123865358 gene encoding oligosaccharide 4-alpha-D-glucosyltransferase-like, whose translation MAQNDDKVVGGIKGIIKSDSHYTIKFETGEKARLNILNDHVFRYYMEPSGEFLEYPEPMNPDDVAKMTVKTAVDYGYAAFKESTLVDLVAHYIVQTRNILIVLDKIRGTMKVHNTITDKEVLSETKPLSYIECQSTQCLHQREDEYFFGGGMQNGRFTHKGEVIQILNSNDWTDGGVTSPCPFYWSSYGYGVFRNTWQPGVYDFGDTSDDFIKTIHKGEEFDAYFFINTLPKDILNDYYELTGRPILMPEYAYYEAHLNAFNRDYWVEVSSDTHKAILFEDGKYYKSYQPSEIGDKKGILESLNGEKNNYQFSARAMVDRYKKHDMPLGWFIPNDGYGSGYGQTDSLDGDIQNLKKFVDYSLQNGVEVALWTESNLHPADPLNPKKGERDLNKEVGIAKVVALKCDVAWIGSGYSFGLNAVENAAEIFVNKTRHTVRPMILMVDGWAGTQRYSGIWSGDQKGGEWEYIRFHIPTYIGTGLSGQPIVGSDMDGIYAGGCKEVNIRDYQWKAFTPLQLNMDGWGNTQKTPFSFDQEATTINRAYLKLKAMLMPYNYSIGYESISGLPMVRAMFLEFPEEIPAYTKDSQYQYMWGPNILVAPIYNDCTDDDGNSIRGGIYLPNSNQVWVDILTGEKYQGGKIYNNIVAPLWKIPVFVKDGSIIPMTNPNNNPYEIKRDCRTFTIYPSGASSFLVYEDDGISSDYLQGISGYATTKIEATGPESNKGNLLIKIFKTTGNYKNMTKERRTIIQIMSSKDVQHVKVDASGQPIMIAKARNINEFESRDNIFFYKEDFILNPYLNEHIELKQKFLLLKLEKFDVTSNEITIKVNNYTNQGAIFGKLQENNKIPGTICSFQGNYFETTATSITLDWKDCGSADFYEIDRDGTVFTNIRKKLFTFDNLAYESAHEFKIRSVSNNVASEWSNVISVSTHADPFKHLILGVQVTCSLPSQPNQEVSNLTDSSPSSMWHTDWGKPGQANPEEGKYIKLLFDLGDEYELDKVDYIPRNDAGNGTFLQIQYTYSTNNTDWSPLSDPIKFKGDNSVKTIPFNGKKLRYLQLIVLNAVGNFGSGRRMLFFKK comes from the coding sequence aTGGCTCAAAACGACGATAAGGTAGTGGGAGGAATAAAAGGTATTATAAAATCCGACAGTCACTATACCATTAAATTTGAAACTGGAGAAAAGGCGAGGCTAAATATCTTAAACGATCATGTATTTAGATACTATATGGAACCTAGCGGAGAGTTCTTAGAGTATCCCGAGCCAATGAATCCTGATGATGTTGCAAAGATGACTGTGAAAACGGCAGTTGATTACGGGTATGCAGCATTCAAGGAATCTACTCTTGTAGATCTCGTTGCCCATTACATTGTGCAAACAAGAAATATATTGATAGTATTAGATAAGATAAGAGGCACTATGAAAGTACACAACACTATAACCGACAAAGAAGTTTTAAGTGAGACAAAGCCTTTATCTTACATTGAATGCCAATCAACTCAATGTTTGCATCAGAGAGAAGACGAATATTTTTTTGGGGGCGGAATGCAAAATGGGAGATTTACCCATAAAGGAGAAGTAATACAAATTTTGAATAGTAATGATTGGACTGACGGTGGAGTAACATCTCCTTGTCCGTTCTACTGGTCTTCTTACGGGTATGGTGTATTTAGAAATACGTGGCAACCAGGAGTTTACGATTTCGGTGACACGTCAGATGATTTTATTAAGACAATTCATAAAGGCGAAGAATTTGACGCATATTTCTTTATAAATACCTTACCAAAGGATATATTAAATGACTATTATGAGTTAACAGGACGACCAATATTGATGCCAGAATATGCGTATTACGAGGCACATTTGAACGCTTTCAATCGTGATTACTGGGTCGAAGTGTCCTCTGACACGCACAAAGCAATACTATTTGAAGATGGAAAATACTACAAATCTTACCAGCCCAGTGAGATCGGAGATAAGAAAGGCATATTGGAATCCTTAAATGGagaaaaaaataactatcaATTCTCGGCTCGCGCTATGGTAGACCGGTATAAAAAGCACGATATGCCTTTAGGTTGGTTTATACCTAACGACGGTTACGGTTCTGGTTATGGGCAAACAGACTCATTGGATGGTGACatccaaaacttaaaaaaattcgTAGATTACTCTCTACAAAACGGTGTAGAAGTCGCTTTGTGGACAGAATCTAATTTGCATCCAGCAGATCCTCTAAATCCTAAAAAGGGAGAGCGTGACTTAAATAAAGAAGTCGGTATAGCTAAAGTGGTCGCGCTTAAATGTGACGTGGCTTGGATAGGCAGTGGCTATTCGTTTGGACTTAATGCTGTTGAAAACGCAGCTGagatatttgtaaataaaacaaggcATACCGTTAGACCTATGATTCTAATGGTAGATGGCTGGGCTGGCACACAACGTTACTCCGGTATCTGGAGCGGTGATCAAAAGGGCGGGGAATGGGAATACATTCGATTCCATATTCCTACTTATATTGGGACAGGCTTATCAGGACAGCCTATAGTTGGTTCAGATATGGATGGTATTTATGCAGGAGGATGCAAAGAAGTCAATATTCGCGATTATCAATGGAAGGCATTTACTCCATTACAATTAAACATGGACGGCTGGGGTAATACTCAGAAAACTCCTTTTAGTTTTGACCAAGAAGCTACCACAATTAATAGAGCTTATTTAAAGCTGAAAGCTATGTTAATGCCTTACAATTACAGCATTGGATACGAGTCGATTAGTGGACTTCCAATGGTTAGGGCGATGTTTCTAGAATTCCCAGAAGAGATCCCAGCTTACACTAAAGATTCTCAGTATCAATATATGTGGGGGCCAAATATATTAGTTGCCCCTATTTATAATGACTGTACAGACGATGACGGAAATTCTATACGTGGCGGTATTTATCTTCCAAATTCAAATCAAGTGTGGGTAGACATTTTGACTGGCGAAAAATATCAAGGTGGAAAGATATATAACAATATTGTCGCACCACTGTGGAAAATTCCAGTTTTCGTTAAGGATGGTTCAATAATACCAATGACAAATCCCAATAACAACCCCTATGAAATAAAAAGAGACTGTCGAACATTTACAATATATCCAAGTGGTGCTTCAAGTTTTCTTGTTTATGAAGATGACGGCATATCCTCAGACTATTTACAAGGTATTTCAGGTTATGCCACAACTAAAATTGAAGCGACTGGCCCTGAATCTAATAAAGGCAacttgttaataaaaatatttaaaactactggaaattataaaaacatgACCAAAGAAAGACGGACTATAATACAAATAATGTCTTCGAAAGACGTTCAACACGTAAAAGTTGATGCTAGTGGACAACCGATCATGATAGCTAAAGCTAGGAATATTAATGAATTTGAAAGTCGAGACAATATATTCTTTTACAAGGAGGATTTCATTTTAAACCCATATTTAAACGAACATATTGAattaaaacaaaagtttttattaCTAAAACTCGAGAAGTTCGACGTAACCTCCAACGAAATAactataaaagtaaataattatactaATCAGGGAGCAATATTTGGAAAACtacaggaaaataataaaataccagGAACGATATGTTCCTTTCAAGGCAACTATTTCGAAACAACAGCAACTTCAATTACTCTTGATTGGAAAGATTGCGGAAGTGCAGATTTTTACGAGATTGACAGAGATGGTACAGTCTTtacaaatattagaaaaaaattattcactTTCGATAATCTTGCTTATGAAAGTGCTCATGAATTCAAAATACGATCTGTTTCGAATAACGTAGCTTCGGAATGGAGCAATGTTATTTCCGTTTCAACACACGCAGATCCTTTCAAACATCTAATTTTGGGAGTGCAAGTGACATGCAGCCTACCTAGTCAACCGAATCAAGAAGTTTCTAATTTAACAGACAGTAGTCCCAGCTCAATGTGGCATACCGATTGGGGAAAACCTGGCCAGGCGAATCCAGAAGAAGGAAAATATATAAAGCTCCTCTTTGACTTAGGAGATGAATATGAATTAGATAAAGTCGATTACATACCTCGTAACGATGCAGGCAATGGTACTTTTCTACAGATCCAATACACGTATTCGACGAATAACACCGACTGGAGTCCTTTGTCGGATCCTATTAAATTTAAAGGCGACAATTCAGTTAAAACTATACCCTTTAACGGAAAGAAATTAAGATACTTGCAACTTATAGTTTTGAACGCCGTCGGTAACTTTGGATCAGGTCGCCGAATgttgtttttcaaaaaataa